A part of Antennarius striatus isolate MH-2024 chromosome 21, ASM4005453v1, whole genome shotgun sequence genomic DNA contains:
- the LOC137588161 gene encoding disks large homolog 5-like codes for MEPKHRDLLDKCSRNLVESLRDPDRLLDLLAHRGTLSPAERLELGRSCSSDPQKVELLLGVLLRKDTDRFQDFCSALGETHPELSVLLTGTGPVDPTGSTYSILSTMPTDSESSSSLSSLGTPGPASSPPLAPQLDEKMETVLFQLRQVTRERDELRKRLALSSPGTTFDDCRPNSKAGHDYEHLKLQCMKAMADLQALQNQHSSSLKRCEEAVKKADFYHMLHSRLSGEHAQQGEELEAVRQDNMQLLREHARVKQACDELRRLHSDDQREVADMRMLHHQVMRGGSSDVLNKLYDTAVDKLEAMKSDYEALRKLYNEKTAGHNADLSRLDQTEEENQRLQKQLDVLLQQRDAAAHLQQQYSSSVRRFDSTQQELSKAASHNKELQREMERLQSEVTRLKTQQLRAAKDGEKCREERDSVIHEYRLIMSERDQVIKEVDRLQTGLEAAEAKLKNTSSERRVATEELEALRQELSSALVDRDRAICEKNELLEKYCHEVKDKAEAQKELSQACRDMETVREERDVARKERTEAIIQRDQLLREYYQARQKQDCATLDMERATKEMEALRKQNEAVSQELKEALQEAEVAKCRRDWAFQERDKIVGERESVRTLCDNLRRERDRAVSDLADALRNLDDTRKQKNDAARELKELKEKMEDQLEKEARFRQLMAHSSHDSAIDTDSMEWETEVVEIEKQRDMDLKALGFDIAEGVNDPYLPGDCGIFVSKVDKGSVAEGRLRVNDWLLKINDVDLTNKDRKQVIKAVLSGEGVINMVVRRKKSLGGRIVTPIQINLAGHKDCGIGLESGVFVASLTPGGPAARDCSLTVGDRVLAINGITLDNKSLSECESLLRSCCDSVSISLMKFLHQSCSGQSLFEALRESEKTSRPPPCELHARSCRSSNNNGSTQTEVCSCERGEEVLQEGVDAPDSGVRHRQPFSNGSLHACSLSSSRGPPEPPPELCCRRPELHRRPFTFAPLHPDCSPPAGGELAKPSGGTWPKVIGGTPPPEVTQLSIYKRIKHRKSIFDVNVFRRPDAPPKLDYLSLSQLPRHSPQSSLSESAQAPPTPPARSDSFRFKHRQQGSSASDSTITTGTPPPSPARDRGEAGRRFAGAPPGEAKKPEGEGGRRRAEERAKRRFRPKSAPALRRNVTPLHIPVPMQVQSYSTDEHSPEPPDLRRFSPMRTNRYSMSVAPGYGAAHPAHRGLAPCPAVTAVMRNPVYTAWSHEVQTSSPPAPGAPPHPHPSPQHQGHLSLDLSHKRPGDPPETQNTNSLPPSARLGSSTLQFRTERIKIPPTRYPRSTGSDRGSLSRSECSSPTPPMSPVHLDASSFSSSQSHGSVSTQHRISVSPAPVGDRRKDGPYVEEPRHVTVQKGVEPLGISIVSGENGGVFVSKVTAGSIAHQARLEYGDQLLEFNGINLRNANEQQARLVIGQQCDTVTILAQYNPHMFQPGSHAHLGSRLESISNRPTPLDSGATTPDDTLSEQDEGAATPPSKHTTPATSPHASFRFFGLTPQRAAEPRLVRLKRVQGELGVQICGGNLTGVFVESLEDDSPAGGPLGLQPGDLILEFNGVSMKHKTKEEAYLEMLKPAETITFKVQHCVDDVSAIRGRDGDGFYIRALYERVAEAEQELSFNKDDILYVEDTLAGGGFGCWTAWQLDEKGQRLGRGQIPSRYLTDQEFYRRHGAADMRDDGAAGRSLSAAAARRSFFRRRLKHKRSGSRDGKELTVLDAISTDSLPLPEDGGSLMYQRVQRVEGASPRPVLVLGPLVEASKDLLVKENPDKFCRCLPEIMKASQQAIERGVKDGVFIDYKRRSGHFDVTTVASIKEITEKDSHCLLDIAPHAIERLHSVHIYPIVIFIRYKNAKQIKEQRDPLYLREKLSQKHSKEQFEAAQKVEQEFSRFFTGVVQGGSVSYICTQIVTIVDQEQSKVLWIPDEVP; via the exons ATGGAGCCGAAGCACCGCGACCTGTTGGACAAGTGTTCCCGGAACTTGGTGGAGTCGCTCCGCGACCCGGACCGGCTGCTGGACCTCCTGGCTCACCGCGGGACCCTGAGCCCGGCGGAGCGCCTGGAGCTGGGGCGCAGCTGCTCGTCCGACCCGCAGaaagtggagctgctgctgggggtGCTGCTCCGGAAGGACACCGACCGCTTCCAGGACTTCTGCTCGGCCCTGGGGGAGACGCACCCCGAGCTGTCGGTACTGCTGACCGGAACCGGACCGGTGGACCCGACCG GTTCCACCTACAGCATCCTGTCCACCATGCCCACGGACTCGGAGAGCAGCAGCTCGCTCAGCAGCTTAG GTACGCCTGGTCCAGCCTCCTCCCCCCCGCTGGCCCCCCAGCTGGACGAGAAGATGGAGACGGTCCTGTTCCAGCTCAGACAGGTGACCCGCGAGAGGGACGAGCTGCGGAAGCGCCTCGCCCTATCCTCGCCCGGCACCACCTTCGACGACTGCAG ACCAAACTCTAAAGCGGGTCACGACTACGAGCATCTGAAGCTGCAGTGCATGAAGGCCATGGCGGACCTGCAGGCCCTGCAGAACCAGCACAGCAGCAGCCTGAAGCGGTGCGAGGAGGCCGTGAAGAAGGCCGACTTCTACCA CATGCTGCACAGCCGCCTGTCGGGCGAACACGCCCAGCAGGGCGAGGAGCTGGAGGCGGTGCGACAGGACAACATGCAGCTGCTGCGGGAGCACGCCCGCGTCAAGCAGGCCTGCGACGAGCTGAGGCGACTGCACAGCGACGACCAGAGGGAGGTGGCCGACATGAGGATGCTGCACCATCAG GTGATGAGGGGGGGCTCATCCGACGTCCTCAACAAGCTGTACGACACGGCGGTGGACAAGCTGGAGGCCATGAAGAGCGACTACGAGGCTCTGAGGAAGCTCTACAACGAGAAGACGGCGGGACACAACGCCGACCTGAGCCGCCTGGACCAGACGgaggaggagaaccagaggctgcagaagcagctggatgtgctgctgcagcagagggACGCCGCCGCGCACCTCCAGCAGCAGTACTCCTCGTCCGTACGCAG GTTCGACTCCACGCAGCAGGAGCTCTCCAAGGCGGCGTCCCACAACAAGGAGCTGCAGCGGGAGATGGAGCGGCTGCAGTCCGAGGTCACGCGGCTGAAGACCCAGCAGCTCAGGGCGGCCAAGGACGGCGAGAAGTGCAGGGAGGAGCGGGACTCGGTCATCCACGAGTACCGGCTCATCATGAGCGAGAGGGATCAGGTGATCAAGGAGGTGGACCGCCTCCAGACGGGGCTGGAGGCGGCCGAGGCCAAGCTAAAGAACACCTCCTCAGAAAGACGGGTGGCCACCGAGGAGCTGGAGGCGCTGCGTCAG GAGCTGTCGTCGGCGCTGGTGGACCGGGACCGGGCCATCTGCGAGAAGAACGAGCTGCTGGAGAAGTACTGCCACGAGGTGAAGGACAAGGCCGAGGCccagaaggagctgagccaGGCCTGCAGGGACATGGAGACGGTCCGCGAGGAGAGGGACGTGGCCCGCAAGGAGAGGACGGAGGCCATCATCCAGAGGGACCAGCTGCTGCGCGAGTATTACCAGgccagacag AAACAGGACTGTGCCACTCTGGACATGGAGCGCGCCACCAAGGAGATGGAGGCTCTGAGGAAGCAGAACGAAGCCGTGTcccaggagctgaaggaggccCTGCAGGAGGCCGAGGTGGCCAAGTGTCGGCGCGACTGGGCCTTCCAGGAGCGCGACAAGATCGTAGGGGAGAGGGAGAGCGTTCG GACGCTGTGTGACAACCTGAGGCGAGAGCGGGACCGGGCCGTCAGCGACCTGGCCGACGCTCTGAGGAACCTGGACGAcaccaggaaacagaagaacgaCGCGGCGCGGGAACTCAAAGAACTGAA agaaaagatggaggaccagctggaAAAGGAGGCGAGGTTCCGTCAGCTGATGGCTCACAGTTCTCACGACTCGGCCATCGACACCGACTCCATGGAGTGGGAGACGGAAGTGGTGGAAATCGAGAAGCAGCGG GATATGGATCTGAAGGCTCTGGGGTTCGACATCGCTGAGGGGGTCAATGATCCGTATCTACCAGGAGACTGCGGCATATTTGTCAGTAAGGTGGACAAAGGAAGTGTAGCTGAAGGAAGACTGAG ggtGAACGATTGGTTGTTGAAAATCAATGACGTGGACCTGACCAACAAGGACAGGAAGCAGGTGATCAAGGCGGTGCTGAGCGGCGAGGGTGTGATCAACATGGTGGTGCGCAGGAAGAAGTCGCTGGGGGGCCGGATCGTCACTCCCATCCAGATAAACCTGGCGGGACACAAAG ACTGCGGTATCGGGCTGGAAAGCGGAGTGTTTGTCGCCTCGTTGACTCCTGGGGGGCCGGCCGCCAGAGACTGTAGCCTGACTGTGGGGGACAGAGTGTTAGCG ATTAACGGGATCACGTTGGACAACAAGTCACTGTCTGAGTGCGAGTCTCTGCTGAGGAGCTGCTGTGACTCCGTCAGCATCTCCCTGATGAAG TTCCTCCACCAGAGCTGTTCGGGTCAGAGTCTGTTTGAGGCTCTGAGGGAGTCGGAGAAGACGTCGCGCCCCCCGCCCTGTGAGCTCCACGCGCGCAGCTGCAGGAGCTCCAACAACAACGGCTCCACGCAGACGGAGGTGTGCAGCTGCGAGCGGGGCGAGGAGGTGCTTCAGGAGGGCGTCGACGCCCCGGACAGCGGTGTTCGCCACCGGCAGCCGTTCTCCAACGGCTCCCTGCACGCCTGCTCCCTGTCCTCCTCCCGGGGCCCCCCGGAGCCCCCCCCAGAGCTCTGCTGCAGGAGGCCGGAGCTCCACCGCCGCCCCTTCACCTTTGCGCCCCTTCACCCCGACTGCAGCCCGCCTGCAGGCGGCGAGCTGGCGAAGCCCAGCGGGGGAACATGGCCGAAGGTGATTGGCGGCACCCCGCCCCCGGAGGTCACCCAGCTGTCCATCTACAAGAGGATCAAACACAGGAAGTCCATCTTCGACGTGAACGTCTTCAGGAGGCCCGACGCGCCCCCCAAGCTGGACTACCTGTCTCTGTCTCAGCTACCCAGACACTCCCCCCAGAGCTCCTTGTCCGAGTCGGcccaggctccgcccaccccgCCAGCCAGGAGCGACTCCTTCAGGTTCAAGCATCGGCAGCAGGGCAGCTCGGCGTCCGACTCCACCATCACCACCGGCACGCCGCCGCCCTCCCCGGCTCGGGACCGGGGGGAGGCGGGTCGTCGGTTTGCTGGCGCTCCTCCAGGCGAGGCCAAGAAACccgagggggaggggggtcgcCGGCGGGCGGAGGAGCGGGCTAAGAGGAGGTTCCGGCCCAAATCGGCACCGGCGCTGCGGCGGAACGTGACGCCGCTACACATCCCCGTCCCCATGCAG GTGCAGAGCTACTCCACCGACGAACACTCCCCCGAGCCTCCCGACCTGCGGCGCTTCTCCCCCATGAGGACCAACCGCTACAGCATGTCGGTCGCCCCGGGATACGGCGCCGCGC ACCCCGCCCACAGAGGTCTGGCCCCCTGTCCCGCCGTGACGGCCGTGATGAGGAACCCGGTCTACACCGCCTGGAGCCACGAGGTCCAGACCAGCAGCCCCCCAGCTCCCGgggcccccccacacccacaccccaG CCCCCAGCATCAGGGTCACCTCAGCCTGGACCTCAGCCACAAACGCCCCGGAGACCCGCCGGAGACGCAGAACACCAACTCACTGCCCCCCAGCGCCAGACTGG GTTCCTCCACGTTACAGTTTCGGACAGAGCGCATCAAGATCCCCCCGACCCGTTACCCCCGCTCCACCGGGTCCGACAGAG GCTCCCTCTCTCGCTCGGAGTGCAGCAGCCCGACGCCGCCGATGTCCCCCGTCCACCTGGACGCGTCGTCCTTCAGCAGCAGCCAATCGCACGGCTCCGTCTCCACCCAGCACAGGATATCCGTCAGCCCCGCCCCGGTGGGCGACCGGCGGAAGGATGG GCCGTACGTGGAGGAGCCTCGGCACGTGACGGTGCAGAAGGGGGTGGAGCCACTGGGCATCTCCATCGTCAGCGGGGAGAATGGCGGCGTGTTCGTCTCCAAGGTGACGGCGGGCAGCATCGCTCACCAGGCCCGTCTGGAGTACGgggaccagctgctggag TTCAACGGGATCAACCTCCGGAACGCCAACGAGCAGCAGGCGCGGCTGGTCATCGGTCAGCAGTGTGACACCGTCACTATTTTGGCGCAGTACAACCCACACATGTTCCAGCCGGGTAGCCACGCCCACTTAGG GTCTCGTTTGGAGTCCATCAGCAACCGGCCGACCCCCCTGGACAGCGGTGCCACCACCCCGGACGACACGCTGAGCGAGCAGGACGAGGGCGCCGCGACGCCGCCGTCCAAACACACGACCCCCGCCACCAGCCCCCACGCCTCCTTCAG GTTCTTCGGTTTGACCCCCCAACGGGCTGCTGAGCCCCGCCTGGTGCGGCTGAAGAGGGTCCAGGGGGAGCTGGGGGTCCAGATCTGTGGAGGGAACCTCACCGGCGTCTTCGTGGAGAGTCTGGAGGATGACAGCCCCGCCGGGGGTCCCTTGGGTCTGCAGCCTGGAGATCTGATCCTGGAG tttaaCGGCGTCAGCATGAAGCACAAGACGAAGGAGGAGGCGTACCTGGAGATGCTGAAGCCCGCGGAGACGATCACCTTCAAGGTGCAGCACTGTGTGGACGACGTGTCGGCCATCAGGGGGCGTGACGGCGACGGCTTTTACATCAG GGCGCTGTACGAGCGGGTGGCGGAGGCAGAGCAGGAGCTGAGCTTCAACAAAGACGACATCCTGTACGTGGAGGACACGCTGGCCGGGGGGGGCTTCGGCTGCTGGACGGCGTGGCAGCTGGACGAGAAGGGGCAGCGGCTGGGGAGGGGGCAGATCCCCAGCAGATACCT GACGGACCAGGAGTTCTACAGGAGGCACGGTGCCGCTGACATGAGGGACGACGGCGCCGCCGGCAGGAGCCTGTCGGCCGCCGCCGCCCGCCGGTCCTTCTTCCGCCGGAGGCTGAAGCACAAACGCAGCGGCTCCAGAGACGGGAAGGAGCTGACGGTCCTGGACGCCATCAGCACCGACTCGCTGCCCCTCCCTGAAG atggGGGCAGCCTGATGTACCAGCGGGTCCAGAGGGTGGAGGGCGCCTCCCCCAGGCCGGTGCTGGTACTGGGCCCGCTGGTGGAGGCCAGTAAGGACCTGCTGGTGAAGGAGAACCCGGACAAGTTCTGCCGCTGCCTCCCCG aGATCATGAAGGCCTCCCAGCAGGCCATAGAGCGCGGTGTGAAGGACGGCGTCTTCATCGACTACAAACGCAGGAGTGGGCATTTTGACGTGACGACCGTCGCCTCCATCAAAGAGATCACGGAGAAG gacTCCCACTGTTTACTGGACATCGCTCCTCACGCCATCGAGCGCCTCCACAGCGTCCACATCTACCCCATCGTCATCTTCATCCGCTACAAGAACGCCAAGCAGATCAA GGAGCAGAGGGACCCCCTCTACCTGagggagaagctctcccagaAACATTCCAAGGAGCAGTTCGAGGCGGCGCAGAAGGTGGAGCAGGAGTTCAGCCGCTTCTTCACAG GCGTGGTCCAGGGGGGCAGCGTCTCCTACATTTGCACTCAGATCGTGACCATCGTGGATCAGGAGCAGAGTAAGGTGCTGTGGATTCCAGACGAAGTGCCGTAG